In Glandiceps talaboti chromosome 4, keGlaTala1.1, whole genome shotgun sequence, a single window of DNA contains:
- the LOC144433718 gene encoding uncharacterized protein LOC144433718 codes for MAAAHGHLPTCIVLVGRTGSGKSATGNTILGMETFDEKLSMKSGTLNTSFRRSADRIVIDTPGLFDTRDEANERVQNEIAKSVGIAISQSGGIDCIILTLSVHDRMTEECIASLVYLEKMFSKDIHERAIVLFTGADQLKINRTTLQEFLETAQDFLKDVIKKCGNRVIAFDNITEDKQEIESQREKLSDMINEIKSAHEYRPYTDDITAEIKTIVEKDKAENYPTVDEIRKANVQSEAIRSGESSILRNIIASIRHCAAEAFQSVLRLFKKS; via the coding sequence ATGGCAGCTGCACATGGACATCTTCCTACTTGTATTGTTTTGGTAGGTAGAACTGGGAGCGGAAAAAGTGCAACAGGCAATACAATTTTAGGGATGGaaacatttgatgaaaaattATCAATGAAATCAGGAACACTGAATACAAGCTTTCGCAGATCCGCCGATAGAATTGTTATTGACACCCCTGGACTATTTGATACGCGGGATGAAGCCAACGAACGTGTTCAAAACGAAATCGCTAAATCGGTCGGCATTGCTATAAGCCAGTCAGGTGGGATAGACTGCATCATTCTCACTTTAAGTGTCCACGATCGAATGACCGAGGAATGCATCGCATCGCTTGTTTACCTGGAGAAGATGTTTAGCAAAGACATACACGAGCGTGCCATTGTGTTATTTACGGGAGCAGATCAACTTAAGATTAATAGAACAACTCTGCAAGAATTCTTAGAAACTGCTCAAGACTTCCTAAAGGACGTGATAAAGAAATGTGGTAATAGGGTTATAGCCTTCGACAACATAACAGAAGACAAACAGGAAATCGAATCACAAAGGGAGAAACTTAGTGATATGATTAATGAGATTAAAAGTGCGCATGAGTACAGGCCGTATACGGATGATATCACAGCAGAAATAAAAACCATCGTAGAGAAGGATAAAGCTGAAAACTACCCAACGGTCGATGAGATAAGAAAAGCAAATGTTCAAAGTGAGGCTATAAGGAGTGGGGAGTCGTCTATACTTAGGAATATCATTGCATCTATTCGTCACTGTGCAGCTGAAGCATTCCAATCCGTGCTCCGCCTTTTCAAGAAATCGTAA